GCACGGCCGCGCACACGACGAGGCCGAACACGGGGAACAGCGGATGCGGGGGCACGAGGCTCATCGCCGTCGACACGAGGGACGCCCCGCCCAGCACGATCACGAGGCCGACGGCCTCGAGCGCGAGCGGCGCGTCGGCGAGCGACAGCAGGACGCCCGTGGAGATCGCGACGAGCATCATCGCCGCTCCGGCGCCCACGCTCGCGAGCCGCAGCCGATAGCGCTCGTTCCGCCCGTAGAGCCCGGTGAACACCCCGAACGACGCGTAGAGCGCGAGGTCCAGGCGGTCGATCGCGAGCAGCACGACGAGCGGCACCAGGAGCCCGACGCTCGCGCGCATCGCGGCCTCGAGGCCGAGCGTCCGGGTCGACGGCGGTCGCGGGATGGGCGATGACGTCACACGGGGTCCGATCTCCCCGGGAGCGGAAACGGGGCCTCCCCACGGTACGCCCGTGCGGCACCGCCCCCGGACGCGACGACGCGCCCCCGGTCTCCCGAGGGCGCGTCGGTCGATCTCGCGTCGGCGCTAGGTGTACTGAGTCATGACGTTGGTGACACTCGGGCCGCGGGCGTGAGCCCGTGGCTTGAGTGGATTCGTTCAGTGTTGTAGTGCTCGATGAAGGGGTCAAGCGCGTCGGCCCGGTGTTGGTTGCTGGTGAAGGGTTGCCGGTAGGCCCACTCGGTCGCGAGGGTCCGGTTGAAGCGCTCGACCTTGCCGTTCTGCCAGGGGCAGTGCGGGCGGATGAACTTCTGCCGCGCGCCCAGGTCCTGGACGGCGTTCTTGAACGCGGTCGAGTGCCGGTAGGCGAACGCGTTGTCCGTGATGACCCGCTCGATCCGGGTGATCCCGCGCCCGGCGAAGTACGCCGCTGCGCGGGTCAGGAACCCGGCCGCGGTCGCGCCTTTCTCATCGGGATGGATCTCCGCGTAGGCGAGACGGGTGTGGTCATCGACCGCGGCATGGACGTAATCGAACCCGATCCCGCGGCCGCGGACCTGCTCGCTGCGCCCGTGGACCCGCCAGCCGCCTCCGTCCGGGATCCTCCCGAGCTTCTTCACGTCCACGTGGATCAGATCACCCGGATGCTCGTGCTCATACCGGTGCGCCGTTGACCGGGATGCCCGGATCACGGCCCCGGTGACGGGGTCCAACCATGCCAACGGCGGCGCCCCGTGCCGGCGCAGGATGCGGGAGATCGTACGGGATGGAACACCTGTCACCGGCGCCAGCCGCGCAGGACCCGCCCGCAACTGGGCCCGCGCTTCCAGCACGGCCCGTTCCCGCTCCGGGCTCGTTCGCCTCGGTACTGACCGGGGCCGCGATGACCGATCCGTCAGCCCTCGCAGCCCCTCGGCACGGAACCGGTTCACCCATCGATGCGCGCACTGCCGCGACACCCCCAGCTCCCGCGCGACGTGCGCGACCGGCCGACGATCCTCCACCACCCGCCGCACGAGGAGAACCCTCCCGTGAACCGTCAGACGAGCATTACCGTGGGACATCGAGGCCTCCTGGCGATGGTTGAACTGAACAGCTCCATCAAGCCAGGAGGCCTCTTCACACGCCCCGAAGTGTCACCAACGTCACGGCCGAG
This window of the Clavibacter sepedonicus genome carries:
- a CDS encoding IS481-like element IS1121 family transposase; translated protein: MSHGNARLTVHGRVLLVRRVVEDRRPVAHVARELGVSRQCAHRWVNRFRAEGLRGLTDRSSRPRSVPRRTSPERERAVLEARAQLRAGPARLAPVTGVPSRTISRILRRHGAPPLAWLDPVTGAVIRASRSTAHRYEHEHPGDLIHVDVKKLGRIPDGGGWRVHGRSEQVRGRGIGFDYVHAAVDDHTRLAYAEIHPDEKGATAAGFLTRAAAYFAGRGITRIERVITDNAFAYRHSTAFKNAVQDLGARQKFIRPHCPWQNGKVERFNRTLATEWAYRQPFTSNQHRADALDPFIEHYNTERIHSSHGLTPAARVSPTS